TCCAGCTGGCTATTTTTTATCCACGGCGAGATTAAAGGAGGAAGAACATGAGTAAAGTCACAATGAACGGCAATACGCCCATAACCGGAGGAAAACCCGCACAACAGTATGATACAACAGAACACCCTTTTGAATTGCGACATGAGGTCAAACGTCTGAATACTCGTCTGGATCAGATTGCAGACAGTTTGGAAAAATCTCAAATCAAGGATATTATCGAAAACTACAGCAGTCCCAAAAAACGTATCATTACCAACTTCACCGCTGGTATGGCACGTGGTTTGGGTTTGACGGTAGGGACCTTCGTCGTTCTTGGTCTGCTCGCTTTTATTCTCAGTCAATTCGTGAACATGCCAATTGTAGGACAATATATTGCTGACTTACTGGGATACATTGAAGATTATAAAAAATAAAAGGCACAGGGTGAGGCTGACAAAGTCATCGCCTTCGTTTGCCATTGGCATGCTTCTCTGTTTCTTTGGCCGACGGCTGGGAAGACTTCACTTTGAGCAGATCCCCTGTCCAGCCCTTCATCATCATCCATACATACATGCCGATCATACTAATGATTATAAGCGCAAGGACGAGTACAACACCCCATGTTTTGTCGATCCAAGGCAGATTCTCGAAGTTCATTCCCCATATGGCTCCTGCAGCCGTTGCGGGCGTGAATACCGAGGTTACAAGGGTCAGTGTCTTCATAATCTCATTGCCCCGCACCCCTGAAATGGCATTATCGATGGAGATCAATGTATCAATCTCTGTCTCATAATGTTTGAACAAACGCTCCATCCGTTCGATCCGGTGCTGGAGCTGCTGGAAAAAGCGATTCTCTTTCAATTCATCCAGGTAGGCTTCCCTGGCAGCAGCCATCAATTCGGAATACGGAATGAACAGGTTACTCCAATACAGCAGCTCAAATCTAGCCGCAAGAATCTGATCCATCAACGTGCGTGCATTGCGGGATTCCATCGTCCGCTCCAAATCCCTCAGGTTCATCTCAAAATGGTCCATACCCACATGGTAATAATGCAATATCGCGCGAAAGAGC
This window of the Paenibacillus marchantiae genome carries:
- a CDS encoding magnesium transporter CorA family protein yields the protein MIVDKVKLEARRDKLTYSDHWEWWDWVAPDQESMADALEELTNAFPEMQYWLRKIPEVESNYLSVRFMNGTEPVIFGSLLYAVKNERNDPRKDNQMFFYVDQERLVTLNVDDNTRGIMNTGERAAMLQQCSEARDGMFVLFRAILHYYHVGMDHFEMNLRDLERTMESRNARTLMDQILAARFELLYWSNLFIPYSELMAAAREAYLDELKENRFFQQLQHRIERMERLFKHYETEIDTLISIDNAISGVRGNEIMKTLTLVTSVFTPATAAGAIWGMNFENLPWIDKTWGVVLVLALIIISMIGMYVWMMMKGWTGDLLKVKSSQPSAKETEKHANGKRRR
- a CDS encoding DUF5665 domain-containing protein, yielding MSKVTMNGNTPITGGKPAQQYDTTEHPFELRHEVKRLNTRLDQIADSLEKSQIKDIIENYSSPKKRIITNFTAGMARGLGLTVGTFVVLGLLAFILSQFVNMPIVGQYIADLLGYIEDYKK